From Phaenicophaeus curvirostris isolate KB17595 unplaced genomic scaffold, BPBGC_Pcur_1.0 scaffold_69, whole genome shotgun sequence, one genomic window encodes:
- the LOC138734186 gene encoding LOW QUALITY PROTEIN: V-set and immunoglobulin domain-containing protein 10-like 2 (The sequence of the model RefSeq protein was modified relative to this genomic sequence to represent the inferred CDS: inserted 2 bases in 1 codon) translates to MARGWAAPHWRGPWALWLLPVLAGGQPLAAGEAGYEEWAVTGVQGRAVELSCGRVAAAPPAVVFWSFVAEPEGSGPPRAVAVGSGREVAVAPGAGTLGRVTLRNGTLELRELRAAAQGRFLCQGLFPERGRLHVGYAAVLLRVLVPVSKPFVRPMAAVAAEGATVALTCSVREGTKPLSFSWQHREPRGGPXCRPPGMGGSGAELRLTPANRSHAGWYACTVRNQVNNCTSEPVYLDIIYGPDEPAISVEPFSPEQGGFLAGEREDVVLSCLAPSNPPSRYVWLHNSSQVHTGQTYAISAITRAQAGTYTCLAENTHLQTRTQATIVLTVYYPPPGSPTCSALATGDLRDVALRCRWPGGFPLARLRWVGPWPPVKEDEDEVASGSSLSMATSIQPGAATRNGSSFSCLASHPALPRGATCGTTLWVPADGPSCAVAVTKGNEYVTLRCRWEGGTPPVTLRWRDGGGRALGDPSPFTAVLVLSTHSGLRGRDFVCAAAHPLRANGAECRLRLDVPKLEAERSEVAVLEGGEAQLACRWQGSGTDLGATVAWYDPREREVTSGSAKYQLERGEAWLNLTIWEAEWPGDSGIYRCTAANAVGTASLPIRLRVDRYPAPPNVTISKLRYTRARTEVRLEWRTQGAGNLTGFVVQRRRAKKHPRRVLGPWETAAGDIEPHSRDRRLGGLDPAVIYAFRVLAVNHREPSRSPFHFHTVLSQHQHSRERVNGCRSSRRTICSSVS, encoded by the exons ATGGCACGAGGCTGGGCAGCGCCGCACTGGAGGGGACCGTGGGCACTGTGGCTGCTGCCGGTGCTGGCAGGGG GGCAGCCGCTGGCGGCCGGAGAGGCGGGCTACGAGGAGTGGGCAGTGACGGGGGTTCAGGGCCGTGCGGTGGAGCTGAGCTGCGGGCGTGTGGCGGCGGCACCGCCGGCTGTCGTCTTCTGGAGTTTCGTGGCGGAGCCGGAGGGCTCAGGGCCGCCGCGGGCAGTGGCCGTGGGCTCAGGCAGAGAGGTGGCAGTGGCCCCCGGCGCGGGGACGCTGGGCAGGGTGACCCTGCGCAACGGGACGCTGGAGCTGCGGGAGCTGCGGGCGGCCGCCCAGGGGCGATTCCTCTGCCAGGGGCTCTTCCCGGAGCGTGGGCGACTCCACGTTGGCTACGCCGCTGTCCTCTTGCGCGTCTTGG TGCCCGTCTCCAAGCCCTTTGTGCGGCCGATGGCGGCAGTGGCGGCGGAGGGGGCGACGGTGGCCCTGACGTGCTCTGTGCGGGAGGGGACCAAGCCGCTGAGCTTCTCCTGGCAGCAccgggagccccgggggggtcc ctgccgtcccccagggatggggggctCCGGGGCAGAGCTGCGCCTGACGCCCGCCAACCGGAGCCACGCGGGCTGGTACGCCTGCACCGTGCGCAACCAAGTCAACAACTGCACCAGCGAGCCCGTCTACCTGGACATCATCT ATGGCCCCGACGAGCCAGCCATCAGCGTGGAGCCCTTCTCCCCTGAACAGGGGGGCTTCTTGGCGGGCGAGAGGGAGGACGTGGTGCTGAGCTGCCTGGCTCCCTCCAACCCCCCTAGTCGCTACGTCTGGCTCCACAACAGCTCCCAGGTCCACACCGGCCAGACCTACGCCATCTCTGCCATCACTCGCGCCCAGGCGGGCACCTACACCTGCCTGGCCGAGAATACCCACCTCCAAACCCGCACCCAGGCCACCATCGTCCTCACCGTCTACT ATCCACCACCCGGCAGCCCCACCTGCTCTGCCCTGGCCACCGGTGACCTGCGGGACGTGGCCCTGCGGTGCCGCTGGCCGGGGGGCTTCCCCCTGGCACGGCTGCGCTGGGTGGGCCCCTGGCCTCCCGTGAaggaggatgaggacgaggTGGCATCGGGGTCGAGTCTTTCCATGGCCACCAGCATCCAGCCAGGGGCGGCCACCAGGAACggcagctccttctcctgcctgGCCTCCCACCCCGCGCTGCCACGGGGGGCTACGTGCGGGACCACCCTGT GGGTCCCAGCCGACGGCCCCTCCTGCGCGGTGGCGGTCACCAAGGGTAACGAGTACGTGACGCTGCGGTGCCGGTGGGAGGGGGGGACGCCGCCAGTCACCCTGCGCTGGCGGGACGGCGGGGGCCGGGCGCTGGGGGACCCCTCGCCCTTCACTGCCGTCCtggtgctgagcacccacagcggCTTGCGGGGCCGGGATTTTGTCTGCGCGGCCGCCCACCCGCTACGGGCCAACGGCGCCGAGTGCCGCCTCCGGCTGG ACGTCCCCAAGCTGGAGGCGGAGAGGAGCGAGGTGGCGGTGCTGGAGGGCGGCGAGGCGCAGTTGGCGTGCCGGTGGCAAGGCAGCGGCACTGACCTCGGAGCCACCGTGGCTTGGTACGACCCCAGGGAGCGGGAGGTGACGTCGGGGTCGGCCAAGTACCAGCTGGAGCGGGGAGAAGCGTGGCTCAACCTCACCATCTGGGAGGCCGAGTGGCCGGGGGACAGCGGGATCTACCGCTGCACCGCAGCCAACGCCGTAGGCACTGCCAGCCTCCCCATCCGCCTCCGCGTGGATC GGTACCCGGCCCCCCCCAACGTCACCATCAGCAAGCTGCGGTACACGCGGGCGCGCACCGAGGTGCGGCTGGAGTGGCGGACGCAAGGTGCTGGCAACCTCACTGGCTTCGTGGTGCAGCGGCGCCGAGCCAAGAAACATCCCCGGCGGGTGCTGGGCCCCTGGGAAACGGCCGCCGGTGACATCGAGCCCCACTCCCGTGACCGGCGCCTGggggggctggacccagccGTGATCTATGCCTTCCGTGTCCTGGCTGTCAACCACAGAGAGCCATCGCGGAGCCCTTTCCATTTTCACACCGTGCTCAGCCAGCATCAACACTCCAGAGAGCGCGTGAACGGCTGCCGTTCATCCCGCCGCACCATCTGCTCCAGTGTTTCATAA
- the LOC138734212 gene encoding centriolar and ciliogenesis-associated protein HYLS1-like, whose product MTARRSQDPPSLAETKEMGGPERCIWVTPAAEEQAQPNDDLYAQASLGLGVQSTLLAFPEDQRGSRRMVMKRKVLRHRPDGGVEVFDESGSSTNTRSLRQKMLHHRPSPEDSISEGEIESSNTSHPWWPRRDSPCFLPADLGSQSSHDSPYRAAAEQPKSFIPPRFELLGRNRGKTDCVAKYFEYKRDWEKFGIPGEDRWKEVRWGIRKKMLCEPELPHRPQHLPIPNNYTVPTEKKRAALCWKVRWDLARGLLPEKTTPW is encoded by the exons ATGACTGCTCGGCGCTCACAG GATCCACCCAGTCTGGCAGAAACTAAGGAGATGGGGGGACCGGAGCGGTGTATCTGGGTCACTCCGGCAGCTGAGGAGCAAGCACAGCCCAACGATGATCTCTATGCCCAGGCCTCTCTCGGTCTAGGGGTGCAATCAACCCTTCTGGCATTTCCTGAGGATcagaggggaagcaggaggatggTCATGAAAAGAAAGGTGCTGAGGCACAGACCTGATGGAGGAGTGGAGGTCTTTGACGAGTCGGGGAGCAGCACCAACACCCGGAGCCTGAGGCAGAAGATGCTTCATCATAGGCCAAGCCCAGAAGACAGCATCTCTGAGGGGGAAATAGAGTCAAGCAACAcctcccatccctggtggccccgCAGGGACAGcccctgctttctccctgcGGATTTGGGGAGCCAGAGCTCTCATGATTCTCCttacagagctgcagcagaacaacCCAAGTCCTTCATTCCTCCGCGGTTCGAGCTGCTGGGCCGTAACCGGGGGAAAACTGACTGCGTggccaaatattttgaatataaacGAGATTGGGAGAAATTTGGAATCCCAGGGGAGGATCGGTGGAAAGAAGTGCGCTGGGGCATCCGGAAGAAGATGCTCTGTGAGCCCGAGCTGCCCCACCGTCCGCagcacctccccatccccaacaaCTACACCGTGCCCACGGAGAAgaagagagctgccctgtgctggaaggTGCGCTGGGACCTGGCCAGGGGCCTCCTGCCGGAGAAAACCACTCCCTGGTAG
- the LOC138734213 gene encoding centriolar and ciliogenesis-associated protein HYLS1-like — protein MLPRGRALGDPSPSTAVLVLSTHSGLRGRDFVCAAAHPLRANGAECRLRLGKPDSKRASPPWATRGSRRMVMKRKVLRHRPDGGVEVFDESGSSTNTRSLRQKMLHHRPSPEDSISEGEIESSNTSHPWWPRRDSPCFLPADLGSQSSHDSHYRAAAEQPKSFIPPRFELLGRNRGKTDCVAKYFEYKRDWEKFGIPGEDRWKEVRWGIREKMLCEPELPHRPQHLPIPNNYTVPTEKKRAALCWKVHWDLARGLLPEKTTPW, from the exons ATGCTTCCCA GGGGCCGGGCGCTGGGGGACCCCTCGCCCTCCACTGCCGTCCtggtgctgagcacccacagcggCTTGCGGGGCCGGGATTTTGTCTGCGCGGCCGCCCACCCGCTACGGGCCAACGGCGCCGAGTGCCGCCTCCGGCTGGGTAAGCCGGATTCGAAGCGGGCGTCCCCTCCTTGGGCCACG aggggaagcaggaggatggTCATGAAAAGAAAGGTGCTGAGGCACAGACCTGATGGAGGAGTGGAGGTCTTTGACGAGTCGGGGAGCAGCACCAACACCCGGAGCCTGAGGCAGAAGATGCTTCATCATAGGCCAAGCCCAGAAGACAGCATCTCTGAGGGGGAAATAGAGTCAAGCAACAcctcccatccctggtggccccgCAGGGACAGcccctgctttctccctgcGGATTTGGGGAGCCAGAGCTCTCATGATTCTCattacagagctgcagcagaacaacCCAAGTCCTTCATTCCTCCGCGGTTCGAGCTGCTGGGCCGTAACCGGGGGAAAACTGACTGCGTggccaaatattttgaatataaacGAGATTGGGAGAAATTTGGAATCCCAGGGGAGGATCGGTGGAAAGAAGTGCGCTGGGGCATCCGGGAGAAGATGCTCTGTGAGCCCGAGCTGCCCCACCGTCCGCagcacctccccatccccaacaaCTACACCGTGCCCACGGAGAAgaagagagctgccctgtgctg